CCGAACGGCTTCGCGTGAGCCGGTGGACGCTCTACAACCTCATCCGCTCCAACCAGCTCCGCACGGTCAAGATCGGCCGCCGCCGACTCGTCCCCGCCAACGCCCTCGCCGAGTACCTCGACCAGCTCACGGAAGAAGCCGCCTGATGACCACAAGCTCACTCGCCACCCCCGAAGAGCCGGAGGGCGGGAAGAAGCGCAAGAACTCCCGGCGCAGTCGCGCCAACGGAGAGGGTTCCATTTACCCCTATCGGAACGGCTATGCCGCCTATGCCTGGGTGACCACTCCCACTGGCGAGCGCAAGCGCAAATACGTGTACGGAAAGACGCGTGAAATCGTCCATGACAAGTACGTCAAGCTGCTCAGCTCGGCGAGGCAAGGGCCGGTGGACACGAAATCGCCGACGCTCGCCAGCTACCTCGCGTATTGGCTCCGCGAGGTCGTTGACCCGAACCTGGCTCCGGCGACGGCGGCGAACTATGACATGTTCGTGCGGCTCTACATCGTCCCTGAGCTGGGCAAGAAGCGGCTCGACAAACTGAGCGTCCAGGACGTTCGGACGTGGCTCAACGGGCTCCGCGACCGTTGCCAGTGCTGCGCCCAGGGCAAGGACGAGCGGCGGGCCAAGGACGAGCGGCAATGTTGCGCCGTCGGCGACTGCTGCGAGCAATTCGCGTCCGACCGGACCGTTCGGGACGCCTGGACAGTGCTGCGTGCGGCCCTGAACAACGCCGTCCGCGAGGAGGTTCTCCCGCGCAATGTGGCGGCTCTCCTGCGCGTCCCTAAGCCTCGGCGGCGCAAGGTGAAGCCATGGACGGTCGATGAGGCTCGCAAGTTTCTCGAAGCGGCCCGCACTCGGCGGGATCCGCTGTACTCCGCCTACGTCCTCATCCTCGTCTTGGGCCTGCGGCGTGGGGAGGCGCTCGGGCTCCGCTGGGAGGACGTCGACCTGGACGGGGGCGAGCTGACAGTGGGCTGGCAGATTCAGCGAATCCGCGGCCAGCTCCTGCATCGTGAGACCAAGACCGAATCCTCGGACGCCGTCCTCCCGCTGCCGGACATCTGCGCGACCGCGCTGCGCGAGCGTGAGAAGGACCAGGAGGCGGCCCGTGAGGCGTCCGGCAAGGACTGGGCGGACCTCGGCCTGGTCTTCACCACCAGGACCGGTCAGCCGATCGAACCGCGCAACTTCAACCGCAGCTTCGTCGCTGCCTGCCGTAAGGCGGGCGTCCGGCAGATTCCCGTTCACGCGACCCGCAGGACGTGCGCCTCGCTCCTGGTGGCGATGGACGTCCACCCACGCGTGGCGATGCAGATCCTCCGGCACAGTCAGATCTCGGTCACGATGAACGTCTACAGCGAGGTGTCATCGGACGCGACGCGGAAGGCGCTCAAGCGGCTCGGCAGGAGCCTCGACTCCCCGCGTGAGGGGTCGTAGCTGTACTTCGCTGCTGTACAGCACCAAAAAGGCCGGTTCCCACGACGGGGACCGGCCTTTGACCTGGGTGGAGCTGAGGGGATTTGAACCCCTGACCCCCTCGATGCGAACGAGGTGCGCTACCGGACTGCGCTACAGCCCCGAGGACGAAGTAAGGTTAGCAAACTTCGTGGGGTGCTTGCGCACGGGTCACTCGCCGACCGCGCGGCGGTCGTCCGCGTACTGGTCGAAGACCTCCTGGGTGCGGAGTTCGATCACCTCGGCGGACTCGGTGGCGCGTAGGGTCTCGCGGGCCGTCTCGCGGGCCCTGGCGCGGGCGCGAGCGCGGGCCTGGGCGGCGGCCTGGCGGCGGGCCTGGTCCATGCCCACGGCGACGCGGAGGAGCGCCACGTGGCCGGCCAGGAGGACGACCGGGGGCGCGGTGATCCACCAGGGGGCGAGGCCGGACGCGGCGACGCCGACGGTGGTGAGGAGCAGGGCGGTCAGGCCGGCGGTGCGGCGGCGGCGCCGGGCGATGACGGCGGCGCGGCTCGTCCGGCGGCGCGGGCGCGGCTCCGGGATCTCCTCGGGCTCCTCGTCGTCCTCGGGGAGGGGCTCGTCGGAGCGTTTGTGGCGGAGCCGGCCGAAACCGGTGGTCTCGGTGTCGCGGCGGAGCCACATGGGGACCAGAACGACCGCCCAGACCGCGACGATCGCGAGATAAAGAAGTGCGCTGCTCATCGGCCCCACCGTCCCAGGGCACGCTCAACAGGCGGGCCGACTTTCGGCGCGCGAACGTGCAATGGGAGCAGGGTCACGCCCCGCACGGTACGAGGGGCTGTCAGAGGTTGACGAGCATAAGGGGCGGTGTGTCGCGAGATCGATCGCGCCGTTACTCTCCGTTTGCAACGGCTTCTCGATCGCAGGATTCTTACGGCGGGAAAGTCAGGGCGCTCTCAAGTGCGCCGGGGAAATGCCTGTTTCCGTTCGGCGAGCCAGCGTGCGCGCAGGCCACCGGGGACGTCCTCGACGGTCAGGGCGTAGCAGATGTGGTCGCGCCAGGCGCCGTCGATGTGCAGATGGCGGCGGCGAATTCCCTCTTCGCGGAATCCGAGCTTTTCGACGACGCGGCGGCTGGCGGCGTTCTCCGGGCGGATATTCGCCTCCAGGCGGTGGAGGCCGACGGTGAAGAAACAGTGGTCGACGGCGAGGGCGACGGCGGTGGGAATGACGCCGCGTCCCGCCACCCGCTTGTCGACCCAGTAGCCGATCTGCGCGGACCTGGCCGACCCCCAGACGATCGCGCCGACGGTGAGCTGACCGGCGAAATCTCCCTGGTAGGTGACGACCCAGGGCAGGGCGAGACCCTGGCGGGCCTCACGGCGCATGGTGTGGACCATGCTGAGGTAGGGGCCGAGGCCGCTGCGGAACAGGGGGGTCTCCGGGTTGGTGGGCTCCCAGGGGCGGAGCCAGTCGGCGTTGCGCACCCGCAGCTCGCGCCAGGCGGCGGCGTCGCGGTGCCGTAGCGGGCGCAGCCCGACGGGACCCTCGGTCAGGGTGGCAGGCCAGCCCCGCAAACGTTCCACGGTTCCATGATTCCCTGGTCGGATGTCCGAACGCCATCAATTCTCGCCGAGAAATCGGGCACGCGGGACGTTCTTGGGCCGTTGTCGCCCGGGACGGCCGTTTACGGCCGTCAGCCGGAGGGCGGACGGGGGTGGTCGCCGCCGTGGATCTGGTCGACGGCGTGGGCGAGGACGCGGCCGAGAACGGCCATCCCGTCGCGGACGCCGCCCGTCGAGCCGGGCAGGTTGACGATGAGGGTGCGTCCGGCGACGCCGGCGACGCCGCGGGACAGGATCGCGGCGGGCACCTTCTCGCGGCCCTCCAGCCGGATCGCCTCCGCGATGCCAGGAATCTCCCGGTCGATGACGCGCCGGGTCATCTCGGGGGTCTGGTCGGTGGGGGTGAGGCCCGTCCCGCCGGACGTGACGACGACGTCGTAGCCGTCGGCGACGGCGTCGCGCAGGACGTCGGCGACGGGTTCGCCGTCGGCGACCACGACCGGGCCGTCGACCCGGCAGCCGAGGTCCTCGAGCAGCTCGACGAGGACCGGGCCGGACTTGTCCGGGTACACGCCCGCGGCGGCGCGGTTGGAGACGGTGACCGCCATCGCCTTGATCATCGGCGCCACACGCCCTTCTTGCCGCCGGTCTTCTCCTCGAGCCGCACGTCGGTGATCACGGCGGCGGGGTCGACGGCCTTGACCATGTCGACCAGCGCGAGCGCCGCGACGCTGACGGACGTCAGGGCCTCCATCTCCACGCCGGTGCGGTCGGCGGTGCGGGTCACCGCGGTGATCGCGACGCCCTCGTCCCGGATCTCCAGGTCGACGGTGACGCCGTGCAGCGCGATCGGGTGGCACAGCGGGACGAGGTCGGGGACGCGCTTGGCGCCCATGATCCCGGCGATGCGGGCGACGGACAGGGCGTCGCCCTTGGGGATGTCACCGGCGCGCAGGAGGGCGACGCATTCGGCGGACAGGCGGACGAACCCGGTGGCCGTCGCGGTGCGGGCCGAGACGTCCTTGGCCGACACGTCGACCATGCGGGCGGCGCCCGTGTCGTCCAGATGCGTGAACTCCGAACCCGTGGCACTCAAGACGGCAACCTCATCACCTTGACGCGGGACCCCGCCGGGAGGGTCTCGACCTCTTCCGGCACCTGGATGAGCGAGTTCGCGGACGCGAGCGACCCCAGTTGGTGTGAGCCCTGCACCTCGGCCGCTGTGACGGTGTAGGTGCCCCCGTCGAACGACAGGTTGCCGCGCAGGAAGTGACGCAGGCCCGCAGGGGACTGGACGTCCTCCGCGAGGACGGCGGTCACCGTCGGCAGCGGGTCGGGGGCCAGTCCTTGCATGGCGCGCAGGGCGGGGCGAACGAAAATCTGGAACGAGACGTACGCGCTGACCGGGTTGCCAGGGAGGGTGAAGACGGGCGTGCCCTTGAAGAGCCCGAACCCCTGTGGCTTGCCGGGGCGCATGCTCACCTTGTGGAAGTTCACCGTCCCGGTGCCGGCCAGGACCTCCTTGACGACGTCCTTGGTGCCCATGGAGACGCCGCCGGTCGTGACGATGGCGTCGGCACGGACGAGCTGGTCTTCGAGCATTTCCAGCACCTTGCCGGGCTCGTCCACGACGGTGGCCTGCCGGTACCCCACACCGCCTGCCTCGCCCACGGCGGCGGTGAGCATGTAGCCGTTGGACTCCCAGATCTGGCCGTGCCCGAGCTGAGAGCCAGGCTCGCGCAGCTCGTCCCCGGTGGCGACGACCACGACGCGGGGCCTCGGCCTCACCGTCACCCTGGCCTGCCCCACCGCGGCGATCATGCCGATCTGCGGCGCGTTGAGGCGCGTGCCCGCGTCCACGACGATCTGGCCCGCGCGGACGTCCTCGCCCGCACGGCGGATGTGGTTTCCGGGCGGCGCGGGGCGGGAGATCCGGACGGTGGCGTTGCCGCCGTCCGTCCATTCGACGGGGACCACCGCGTCGGCGCCGGCCGGCATCGGGGCGCCCGTCATGATCCGGGCGGTCAGGCCCGGCCGGATCGCCGACACGGCCGGATCGCCCGCCACGATGTCGCCGACGACGGGCAGCACGACCGGCTCCGCCTCGGTCGCCCCCGCGACGTCGGACGCGACGACGGCGTAGCCGTCCATCGCGGAGTTGTCGAACGGCGGCAGCGGCACCGGCGCGGACACGGGCTCGGCGAGCACCGTGCCCTGCGCCTCCAGCAGTGCCAGATCCAGCGTCGGCAGCACCGGGACGCTGCCGAGGATCTCCGTCAGATGCTCATCGACCGATCTCATGTCCACGGCCCCAGTCTGGCGTGCGGTCACGCGCCGCCGGGGCCGTCCACGCCGCCGGCGGCGTCGTACTCGCGCACGAACTCGCGCAGCCACGGGACGAACTCCGGCCCCAGGTCGGGACGTTCCGCCGCGAACTGGACGACGGTGCGCAGGTACTCGAGCTTGTTGCCGGTGTCGTAGCGGCGTCCGCGGAACTTGACGCCGTAGACGGTCCCGCCCTGGTCGGCGGGCATGTCGGCGAGGGTGCGCAGCGCGTCGGTCAGCTGGATCTCGCCGCCGCGCCCCGGCGGGGTCTTCTCCAGGACGTCGAACACCGCGGGGTCGCAGACGTAGCGGCCAATGATGATCCAGTTGCTGGGCGCCTCGTCGGGCGAGGGCTTCTCGACCAGGTCGGAGATCCGGACGACGTCGTCCTCGTCCGTCGCCTCGATGGCCGCGCAGCCGTACGCCGACACCTGGTCGGGCTCGACCTCCATCAGCGCGACCACGCTGCCGCCGTACCGGTTCCGCACCTCGATCATGCGCTGCAGCAGCTTGTCGCGGGCGTCGATCATGTCGTCGCCGAGCAGCACCGCGAACGGCTCATTGCCGACGTGCTGGCGCGCGCAGTGCACGGCGTGCCCGAGCCCGCGCGGCTCACCCTGACGCACGTAGTGCATGATGGCGAGGTCGCTGGACTCTTGGACGGCCCCCAGGCGTTCGGCGTCGCCCTTGGCGCGCAGCGCCTCCTCCAGTTCGTACGCCCGGTCGAAGTGGTCCTCGATGGACCGCTTGCTGCGGCCGGTGACCATGAGGACGTCCTGGAGGCCGGCGTCGACCGCCTCCTCGACGACGTACTGGATCGCAGGCTTGTCGACGACGGGCAGCATTTCCTTGGGTGTCGCCTTGGTGGCGGGCAAGAATCGGGTACCGAGCCCGGCCGCAGGGACGACCGCCTTGAGCACAGGTGCATTGTCGGCCATGTACAGACCCTAGCCACCCACGAGGACGGCAGCGTGCAGGACATCGTTTCGAAGAGCGACCTACGAGCCGAACTGCTCCGCAGACGTGCGGCGATGCCGCCGGACGCCCGCGCCGCGGCGGGGAGATCGATCCGCGACGCGCTGCTGTCGGTCCCCGAGGTCGAGATGGCCGGGACCGTCGCGGCCTACGTCTCGGTCGGCACCGAGCCGGACACGCACGGCCTGCTGTTCGCGCTGTGGAAGCGCGGGGCGTACGTGATCCTGCCGCGGCTGCTGCCGGACGGCGACCTCGACTGGGCGTCCTACGAGGGCCCCGACTCGCTGGTGCCGGGGCCCCGGGGGTGCCTGGAGCCGTCCGAGCCGCCCCGGGGGCCGGGTGCGGTGGCCAGCGCGGACGTCGTGCTCGTCCCCGCCCTCGCCGCGGACCGGACCGGGATGCGTCTCGGGCGGGGCGGCGGGTCCTTCGACCGGGCGCTGGCGCGCGTCGGCCCGGCGATCCTGACCGTGGCGCTGCTGTACGACTCGGAGCTGCTGCAGAACGTCCCCGCCGAACCGCACGACCGGCGGGTGCGCGCGGCCGTGACGCCGTCCGAGGGCCTGATCCGGTTCGCCTGACGCCGGCCCGCGGGACGCGGGCGGGCGTCCGTGGCGCGGGCAGGTCGTTTGCAAGGCTTACTAGAGTGGGGGGCGAGATCGCGGCACGCGGTCGGACGACGGCGGAAACGGGAGGTTCGAGATGACGGCGCCGTGGCGGATCCTGTCGCTGCCCCCGATCGCGGAGGACGTCGTCCGGCACCTGTTCGACCCTCTCGGGGACGCCGTCGAGGTGACGTTCCCGCAGACCAGGGACCGCGACGGGCTGATCGGCGCGCTCCCGGACGCCGACATCGTGATCGCCGACTTCAGCGGGGAACTGGCCCTCGACGCCGAAGCCGTGCGGGCCGCGCCGCGGCTGGCGTTCGTGCAGATGCCGGCCGTCGGGACCGACAGCATCGACGTCGCCGCGCTGACGGAGGCGGGGGTCCCGGTCGCGAACGCGGCGGGCTTCAACGCGCGCGGGGTCGCCGAGTGGGCGGTGGCCGCGGCGTTCGCGCTGTGCCGCCACCTCGCCTGGGCCGACCGCGGCATGCGCGCGGGCGGATGGCCGCAGATGGACGTGGTCGCCCGGCGGCCCCGGGAGATCCACACGCAGCGCGTCGGCGTCGTCGGGTTCGGCGCGATCGGTGCGGAGGCGGCGCGGCTGTTCGCCGCGCTCGGCTGTTCGGTCTCCTACTGGACGAGGCGCCCGCGCCCTGAGGCGGTGGCCCAGTACAGGGAATTGGACGACCTCCTCGCGACTTCCGACATCCTCGTCCTCGCTTTGCCGCTTACAGATGAGACCCGAGGTCTGATCGGGCCGGAACGTCTCGCCCTACTTCCGAATGACGCGCTGCTGGTGAACGTGGCGCGCGGGGGCATCGTCCCTGACGACGCCATCCTCGCCGCTCTGGATTCGGGTCGTCTGGCTGGGGCGGCCCTTGACGTATTCGATGAGGAACCCCTGCCGGAGGACCATCCGCTCCGCTCCCACGAGAACGTGCTGCTCTCTCCGCATGCGGCGGGCACGTCCATCCAGTCGCAGCTCAACCTCGTGTCGGTCGTGCGCGACAACGTCACGGCGGCGGTCCAGGGACGGGACGTGAAAAATGTGGTCAACGGGATGAAACCGCAGGTCACCAGACGTTAGCCGGACATTCCGGACGGGTGGCCCCTCAACGTCAAATATGTGATCGGTCCGCGAATCTATAGGATTCCTAAACGATCGATCACGCCGAACCCCGCGAAGGGTGGGATGTGCATCTCGACATATGGCTACTCCTCGGGGCCACGCTAGTACTCTGCGCCATCGTCGCGGTGAGGCTGTCGCACAGGGCCGGCCTGCCGTCCCTTCTGGTGTACATGGCCCTCGGCCTCCTCATCGGCGAAGCCGGTCCCCTCCACATCACCTTCGAGGACTTCGAGCTCGCCCACATGCTCGGGTTCGCCGCCCTCGTCCTGATCCTCGCGGAGGGCGGGGTCACCACCAGCTGGCGACGCGTTCGGGACACGGTGCCCGCCGCGATCGTCGTCTCCACCGTCGGCACCCTGATCAGCATCGTCATCGTGGCGTTAGCGGCCATGCTGCTGATCGACATGGACTGGCGCCCCGCCTTCCTGCTCGGCGCGGTCCTCGCCCCCACCGACGCGGCCGCCGTGTTCTCGGTACTGCGGCGGCTGCCGATCCCGTCCCGGCTGACCGGGCTCCTGGAGGCCGAATCCGGCTTCAACGACGCGCCCGTCGTCATCATCGTCATCGCGCTCAGCACCCACACCACCGCGCCGAACCTCGCGGGACTGCTCGGCATGATGGTGTACGAGCTCGTAGCGGGCGCCATCATCGGCATCGGTATCGCTTGGCTCGGTGCCCAGGGGCTCAGGCGAATGGCTCTGCCCGCCTCTGGCCTCTACCCCATCGCGGTCTTGTCGCTCGCAGTCGCCTCCTACAGCATCGCCGCGCTGCTGCACGCCAGCGGGTTCCTCGCCGTGTACTTGGCGGGGCTCGTCCTCGGCAACTCCCGCCTCCCCCACCGGCCCGCCACCCGAGGCTTCGCAGAAGGCGTCGCCTGGCTCGCCCAGATCGGGGTGTTCGTGATGCTGGGTCTGCTGGCCTCGCCCAACGAGCTGCCTGGGCAGGTCGTGC
The sequence above is drawn from the Actinomadura hallensis genome and encodes:
- a CDS encoding helix-turn-helix domain-containing protein; the protein is MSDLVLTVDEAAERLRVSRWTLYNLIRSNQLRTVKIGRRRLVPANALAEYLDQLTEEAA
- a CDS encoding tyrosine-type recombinase/integrase, producing MTTSSLATPEEPEGGKKRKNSRRSRANGEGSIYPYRNGYAAYAWVTTPTGERKRKYVYGKTREIVHDKYVKLLSSARQGPVDTKSPTLASYLAYWLREVVDPNLAPATAANYDMFVRLYIVPELGKKRLDKLSVQDVRTWLNGLRDRCQCCAQGKDERRAKDERQCCAVGDCCEQFASDRTVRDAWTVLRAALNNAVREEVLPRNVAALLRVPKPRRRKVKPWTVDEARKFLEAARTRRDPLYSAYVLILVLGLRRGEALGLRWEDVDLDGGELTVGWQIQRIRGQLLHRETKTESSDAVLPLPDICATALREREKDQEAAREASGKDWADLGLVFTTRTGQPIEPRNFNRSFVAACRKAGVRQIPVHATRRTCASLLVAMDVHPRVAMQILRHSQISVTMNVYSEVSSDATRKALKRLGRSLDSPREGS
- a CDS encoding GNAT family N-acetyltransferase, with translation MRGWPATLTEGPVGLRPLRHRDAAAWRELRVRNADWLRPWEPTNPETPLFRSGLGPYLSMVHTMRREARQGLALPWVVTYQGDFAGQLTVGAIVWGSARSAQIGYWVDKRVAGRGVIPTAVALAVDHCFFTVGLHRLEANIRPENAASRRVVEKLGFREEGIRRRHLHIDGAWRDHICYALTVEDVPGGLRARWLAERKQAFPRRT
- a CDS encoding MogA/MoaB family molybdenum cofactor biosynthesis protein, translating into MIKAMAVTVSNRAAAGVYPDKSGPVLVELLEDLGCRVDGPVVVADGEPVADVLRDAVADGYDVVVTSGGTGLTPTDQTPEMTRRVIDREIPGIAEAIRLEGREKVPAAILSRGVAGVAGRTLIVNLPGSTGGVRDGMAVLGRVLAHAVDQIHGGDHPRPPSG
- the moaC gene encoding cyclic pyranopterin monophosphate synthase MoaC; this translates as MSATGSEFTHLDDTGAARMVDVSAKDVSARTATATGFVRLSAECVALLRAGDIPKGDALSVARIAGIMGAKRVPDLVPLCHPIALHGVTVDLEIRDEGVAITAVTRTADRTGVEMEALTSVSVAALALVDMVKAVDPAAVITDVRLEEKTGGKKGVWRR
- the glp gene encoding gephyrin-like molybdotransferase Glp, encoding MRSVDEHLTEILGSVPVLPTLDLALLEAQGTVLAEPVSAPVPLPPFDNSAMDGYAVVASDVAGATEAEPVVLPVVGDIVAGDPAVSAIRPGLTARIMTGAPMPAGADAVVPVEWTDGGNATVRISRPAPPGNHIRRAGEDVRAGQIVVDAGTRLNAPQIGMIAAVGQARVTVRPRPRVVVVATGDELREPGSQLGHGQIWESNGYMLTAAVGEAGGVGYRQATVVDEPGKVLEMLEDQLVRADAIVTTGGVSMGTKDVVKEVLAGTGTVNFHKVSMRPGKPQGFGLFKGTPVFTLPGNPVSAYVSFQIFVRPALRAMQGLAPDPLPTVTAVLAEDVQSPAGLRHFLRGNLSFDGGTYTVTAAEVQGSHQLGSLASANSLIQVPEEVETLPAGSRVKVMRLPS
- the galU gene encoding UTP--glucose-1-phosphate uridylyltransferase GalU; amino-acid sequence: MADNAPVLKAVVPAAGLGTRFLPATKATPKEMLPVVDKPAIQYVVEEAVDAGLQDVLMVTGRSKRSIEDHFDRAYELEEALRAKGDAERLGAVQESSDLAIMHYVRQGEPRGLGHAVHCARQHVGNEPFAVLLGDDMIDARDKLLQRMIEVRNRYGGSVVALMEVEPDQVSAYGCAAIEATDEDDVVRISDLVEKPSPDEAPSNWIIIGRYVCDPAVFDVLEKTPPGRGGEIQLTDALRTLADMPADQGGTVYGVKFRGRRYDTGNKLEYLRTVVQFAAERPDLGPEFVPWLREFVREYDAAGGVDGPGGA
- a CDS encoding 5-formyltetrahydrofolate cyclo-ligase; the encoded protein is MQDIVSKSDLRAELLRRRAAMPPDARAAAGRSIRDALLSVPEVEMAGTVAAYVSVGTEPDTHGLLFALWKRGAYVILPRLLPDGDLDWASYEGPDSLVPGPRGCLEPSEPPRGPGAVASADVVLVPALAADRTGMRLGRGGGSFDRALARVGPAILTVALLYDSELLQNVPAEPHDRRVRAAVTPSEGLIRFA
- a CDS encoding NAD(P)-dependent oxidoreductase is translated as MTAPWRILSLPPIAEDVVRHLFDPLGDAVEVTFPQTRDRDGLIGALPDADIVIADFSGELALDAEAVRAAPRLAFVQMPAVGTDSIDVAALTEAGVPVANAAGFNARGVAEWAVAAAFALCRHLAWADRGMRAGGWPQMDVVARRPREIHTQRVGVVGFGAIGAEAARLFAALGCSVSYWTRRPRPEAVAQYRELDDLLATSDILVLALPLTDETRGLIGPERLALLPNDALLVNVARGGIVPDDAILAALDSGRLAGAALDVFDEEPLPEDHPLRSHENVLLSPHAAGTSIQSQLNLVSVVRDNVTAAVQGRDVKNVVNGMKPQVTRR
- a CDS encoding potassium/proton antiporter, coding for MHLDIWLLLGATLVLCAIVAVRLSHRAGLPSLLVYMALGLLIGEAGPLHITFEDFELAHMLGFAALVLILAEGGVTTSWRRVRDTVPAAIVVSTVGTLISIVIVALAAMLLIDMDWRPAFLLGAVLAPTDAAAVFSVLRRLPIPSRLTGLLEAESGFNDAPVVIIVIALSTHTTAPNLAGLLGMMVYELVAGAIIGIGIAWLGAQGLRRMALPASGLYPIAVLSLAVASYSIAALLHASGFLAVYLAGLVLGNSRLPHRPATRGFAEGVAWLAQIGVFVMLGLLASPNELPGQVVPALLIGFVLLLIARPVSVALSTVGFKLTWGEKMFASWAGLRGAVPIVLATIPMAHGVEQSVRIFSIVFTIVVVFTLLQGPTLPLAARLCRLEDGEQTRELDVEAAPLEELHADLLEVRIPADSMLSGVEIFELRLPPGAAVTLIVRNGSSFVPEPTTPLQAGDKLLVVTTAAVREAAERRLRAVSRKGRLAGWFGEQGT